A window from Akkermansia muciniphila encodes these proteins:
- a CDS encoding sulfatase-like hydrolase/transferase, whose translation MRGKHLFSLLALLLAVPFATAAQRPNVILILMDDMGWGDLPSYQDQRMKEGLPAMDNPGLRTLAREGMTLTRHYSSAPLCAPARSSLFTGVHQGHAKVIRDRSFDLPIEDAPTLGTVMQSAGYRTALIGKWGIGGGREHAGTPQDSTAYPTKRGFDYYFGYLDHVSGHHHYPKEDPNPIAPTKRSGIWDGDKCITADCDKAYSVDLLTARAKKWIVDTNRQNPRQPFFLALTHIAPHSQLQIPTGPYPEGRGVKGGVQWLGEPHKLVNTAEGKINSYIYPRYADKKWPMAQKRYATMIARLSDSFEDLIQTLKDLNIDKNTVIIMTSDNGPHDEGGQNPQFFRNYGPFDGIKQDAWEGGFRVPTIVRWPGHVPAGSASDHPSQFHDWMATLAAIGGVRVPFRSDGVSLLPTLLNKGTQPDSRLYMEYSAKMSRSKTTTPGYQDFLPSRRNAVRGDQQMVYIGKYKGVRTNIQSHADPFEIYDTAKDPAERHDLKDTPEGKKMQPIMHDKVLRMRRIYDYTHPERGTFAQRPYDAEPVPALRKEEMPGKLLPLAADSARSASRKDGSMKRVLYLNVPETGKYVFFMKTPAKKGARAFVRLHDAHLLDAEYGYKPGTEVSSSMGENTTEGATAQTGLKPIPLEKGWHSLLVETEGFSGLPSIFWQKEGGRKQAIPAQDFRVAAP comes from the coding sequence ATGAGAGGTAAACATTTATTCTCCCTGCTGGCCCTCCTGCTGGCGGTCCCCTTCGCCACGGCCGCCCAGCGTCCCAACGTCATCCTCATCCTGATGGATGACATGGGCTGGGGGGACCTGCCCTCCTACCAGGACCAGCGCATGAAAGAGGGGCTTCCCGCCATGGATAACCCGGGCCTCCGGACACTGGCACGGGAAGGGATGACGCTGACGCGCCACTACTCCTCCGCCCCGCTCTGCGCCCCGGCCCGCAGCTCCCTCTTCACGGGCGTGCACCAGGGCCATGCCAAGGTGATCCGGGACAGGTCCTTTGACCTGCCCATTGAAGATGCCCCCACCCTCGGCACCGTCATGCAGTCCGCCGGGTACAGGACGGCCCTCATCGGCAAGTGGGGGATAGGCGGCGGCCGGGAGCATGCGGGCACCCCGCAGGATTCCACGGCCTACCCCACCAAACGCGGTTTTGATTACTACTTCGGCTATCTGGACCACGTCAGCGGCCACCACCATTATCCCAAGGAAGACCCCAACCCCATTGCCCCGACCAAAAGAAGCGGAATATGGGACGGGGACAAGTGCATCACGGCGGATTGCGACAAGGCGTATTCCGTGGACCTGCTGACGGCCCGCGCCAAAAAATGGATTGTGGACACGAACCGGCAGAATCCCCGCCAGCCCTTTTTCCTGGCGCTGACCCACATCGCCCCCCACTCCCAGCTTCAAATACCCACCGGACCCTACCCGGAAGGCCGCGGCGTGAAGGGCGGCGTGCAATGGCTGGGAGAGCCCCACAAGCTGGTGAATACCGCGGAGGGCAAGATCAACTCCTACATCTACCCGCGGTATGCCGACAAGAAGTGGCCCATGGCGCAGAAGAGGTACGCCACCATGATCGCGCGGCTGAGCGATTCCTTTGAAGACCTTATCCAGACCCTGAAGGACCTGAATATTGACAAGAACACCGTCATCATCATGACGTCGGACAACGGGCCCCATGACGAAGGCGGCCAGAATCCGCAGTTTTTCCGCAATTACGGCCCTTTTGACGGCATCAAGCAGGACGCATGGGAAGGCGGCTTCCGCGTGCCGACCATCGTCCGCTGGCCCGGCCATGTTCCGGCCGGGTCCGCAAGTGACCATCCTTCCCAGTTCCACGACTGGATGGCGACGCTGGCCGCCATCGGCGGCGTCAGGGTTCCCTTCCGGAGCGACGGCGTTTCCCTGCTCCCCACCCTGCTGAACAAGGGAACCCAGCCGGACAGCCGCCTGTACATGGAATACAGCGCCAAGATGTCCCGGAGCAAGACAACGACGCCCGGCTACCAGGATTTTCTCCCGTCCAGAAGAAACGCCGTCCGGGGCGACCAGCAGATGGTCTACATCGGCAAATACAAGGGGGTGCGCACCAACATCCAGTCCCATGCGGACCCGTTTGAAATTTACGATACCGCGAAGGACCCGGCGGAACGCCATGACCTGAAGGACACGCCGGAAGGGAAAAAGATGCAGCCCATCATGCATGACAAGGTGCTGAGAATGAGGCGCATTTACGATTATACCCACCCGGAGCGCGGTACCTTTGCCCAGAGGCCCTATGATGCAGAACCCGTTCCGGCCCTCCGGAAAGAGGAAATGCCCGGAAAACTGCTTCCCCTGGCCGCGGATTCCGCCCGGAGTGCCAGCCGGAAGGACGGCAGCATGAAAAGAGTGCTTTATCTGAACGTTCCGGAAACGGGAAAATACGTCTTTTTCATGAAAACTCCGGCGAAAAAGGGGGCCAGGGCATTCGTCAGGCTGCATGATGCCCATCTGCTGGATGCGGAATACGGTTACAAGCCCGGCACGGAGGTATCCTCCTCCATGGGGGAAAATACCACGGAAGGCGCAACTGCCCAGACGGGCCTGAAACCCATCCCTCTGGAGAAGGGCTGGCATTCCCTCCTGGTGGAGACGGAAGGCTTTTCCGGGCTTCCCTCCATCTTCTGGCAGAAGGAAGGTGGCAGGAAGCAGGCCATTCCGGCGCAGGATTTCCGCGTAGCGGCTCCCTGA
- a CDS encoding GNAT family N-acetyltransferase: MNTCTPSKSLTGHGHRISLRAATERDAEAFLSIYAPYVAKTAVTFEYEIPATEEFAARIRRVQEKYPWLVAEADGKILGYAYAAPFHERAAYEWAVELSVYVAPDKKRLGIGARLYEALELILKEQGILNLYACIACPEKEDEYLAADSVRFHEKLGFQMVGKFHRCGYKFHRWYHMVWMEKHIGLHGENPPGVKSFGEIGPVIGGILEGN, encoded by the coding sequence ATGAATACGTGCACGCCTTCAAAGTCCCTTACCGGACACGGACACAGGATCAGCCTGCGGGCGGCAACGGAACGGGACGCGGAGGCGTTCCTGTCCATTTACGCGCCCTATGTAGCGAAGACGGCGGTTACGTTTGAATATGAAATTCCTGCCACGGAAGAGTTTGCCGCCCGGATCAGGCGCGTACAGGAAAAATATCCCTGGCTGGTCGCGGAAGCGGACGGAAAAATTCTGGGATATGCCTATGCGGCCCCTTTCCATGAACGGGCGGCTTATGAGTGGGCCGTGGAGCTTTCCGTCTATGTGGCTCCGGACAAAAAAAGATTGGGCATCGGCGCCAGGCTGTATGAAGCCCTGGAACTCATTCTGAAGGAGCAGGGGATACTGAACCTGTATGCGTGCATTGCCTGCCCGGAGAAAGAGGATGAGTACCTTGCCGCGGACAGCGTAAGGTTTCATGAAAAGCTGGGATTTCAGATGGTGGGAAAATTCCACCGGTGCGGGTATAAATTCCACCGCTGGTACCACATGGTCTGGATGGAAAAACATATCGGCCTTCATGGGGAGAACCCGCCCGGAGTCAAAAGCTTTGGAGAAATTGGACCCGTGATCGGCGGGATACTGGAAGGAAACTGA
- a CDS encoding phosphoribosyltransferase — MTYTITPLIGEQAINDRVKKLAASIDADMAGRSYVLLLLLKGALPFATLLMGHLKSRPVVKAVKVTSYAGMAASGSVVWEGDCGSFHPEEPVLVVDDVLDTGATLAEVCRELKNRGVKQVLTAVAVDKHCCRKVPFEADYVAFTQGNDFLVGFGMDLDERYRELPYIGKVDMD; from the coding sequence ATGACTTACACCATCACTCCCTTGATTGGGGAGCAGGCCATCAATGACCGCGTCAAGAAACTGGCCGCTTCCATTGACGCCGACATGGCGGGGCGGAGCTACGTCCTGCTTCTGCTGTTGAAGGGCGCCCTCCCTTTCGCAACCCTGTTGATGGGGCATTTGAAATCCCGTCCCGTGGTAAAAGCCGTGAAGGTCACCAGCTATGCGGGAATGGCGGCCTCCGGCTCCGTTGTCTGGGAAGGTGACTGCGGCTCCTTCCATCCGGAGGAACCCGTTCTGGTGGTGGATGACGTGCTGGACACGGGCGCCACGCTTGCCGAAGTCTGCCGGGAATTGAAAAACAGGGGAGTGAAGCAGGTGCTCACCGCCGTGGCCGTGGACAAGCATTGCTGCCGCAAAGTGCCCTTTGAGGCTGATTACGTCGCTTTTACCCAGGGAAATGACTTCCTGGTGGGGTTCGGAATGGACCTGGATGAACGTTACCGGGAATTGCCTTATATTGGAAAAGTGGACATGGATTGA
- a CDS encoding family 20 glycosylhydrolase: protein MRLAPSLLLLASGLMLCSPSSYGDWTSPHPLQQEKAAPVPLIPFPSQVDWKTGKCPKKAPVTVKKNAALVKTLGKEGYELQVRPNGITIKAATDAGVFYARRTLDQLGAGGDYPCCDIKDSPAFAIRCFMHDVGRNFRPIETLKADIDEMARLKMNAFHWHLTDYPAWRIQCKKYPVLNDPSKRIKGRDVNDTYTYDQIRDLFRYARKRHIQIIPEIDMPGHSTYFKNCFGFPMHDPRGIKILEELLEEFCKEIPVEMSPYLHIGADEIHIPNGKQFADRMAAKVKSLGRQPIQWAGNNDLPVSGDSYAQLWNDENSVGLPDPAKQKNPYFDSTAGYINSFDPGILVRRNFFRQPCGTAKSDDHSLGVIQCLWPDTRVEDKKNIPIQSPQWPAMFAMAERSWKGIPEDGSRFAGKLPEKDTEAYQAFALFEKRMEALAGNKPFPYWRDSFVEWTVFGPVPKDRQEEVRNGLLAGKSPAGMEPVQARGGNLYFRTRAGAEGLFSKTKPGNTAWAETTFYAPRAGTMYAMVGFDAPARSTRRCSGVPAAGEWSQCGTRIWVNGKEVKNPQTYKLAGQRRYEKHTWNSPANEISFDNEEFWWARPPVPFQVKAGENKILIEQPYTGDFQSWGVSFIPVKKSGDRWIADPSYYAKAGGEK from the coding sequence ATGCGATTAGCCCCTTCCCTCCTTTTGCTGGCATCAGGCTTAATGCTCTGTTCCCCCTCTTCCTACGGTGACTGGACTTCCCCGCACCCCCTGCAGCAGGAAAAAGCCGCGCCTGTGCCCCTCATCCCCTTCCCGTCCCAGGTGGACTGGAAAACGGGGAAATGCCCTAAAAAGGCTCCCGTTACCGTGAAAAAGAACGCGGCCCTGGTCAAGACGCTTGGCAAGGAAGGCTACGAGCTCCAGGTCCGTCCCAACGGAATCACGATCAAGGCCGCCACGGACGCAGGAGTTTTCTATGCCCGCAGGACGCTGGACCAGTTGGGAGCCGGGGGGGATTATCCGTGCTGCGACATCAAGGACAGCCCGGCGTTCGCCATCCGCTGCTTCATGCATGACGTAGGCCGCAATTTCCGTCCCATTGAGACGCTCAAGGCGGATATTGATGAAATGGCCCGGTTGAAGATGAACGCCTTCCACTGGCACCTGACGGACTACCCCGCATGGCGCATCCAGTGCAAAAAGTACCCTGTGCTGAATGATCCCTCCAAGAGGATCAAGGGCCGGGACGTCAACGACACCTACACTTACGACCAGATCCGGGACCTGTTCCGCTACGCCAGGAAGCGCCACATCCAGATCATCCCGGAAATAGACATGCCGGGGCACAGCACGTACTTCAAGAACTGCTTTGGCTTTCCGATGCACGATCCCAGGGGAATCAAGATACTGGAGGAACTGCTGGAAGAATTCTGCAAGGAAATTCCGGTGGAGATGTCTCCCTACCTGCACATCGGCGCGGATGAAATCCACATTCCCAACGGGAAGCAGTTTGCGGACCGGATGGCGGCCAAGGTTAAATCTTTGGGCCGCCAGCCCATCCAGTGGGCGGGCAACAACGACCTGCCCGTTTCCGGAGACAGCTACGCCCAGTTGTGGAATGACGAAAATTCCGTAGGATTGCCGGACCCCGCCAAGCAGAAGAATCCCTATTTTGATTCCACGGCAGGCTACATCAATTCCTTTGACCCCGGCATCCTGGTGCGCAGGAATTTCTTCCGCCAGCCCTGCGGGACGGCGAAGAGCGACGACCACTCCCTGGGCGTCATCCAGTGCCTGTGGCCGGATACCCGGGTGGAGGACAAGAAGAATATTCCCATCCAGAGCCCCCAGTGGCCCGCCATGTTCGCCATGGCTGAACGCAGCTGGAAGGGCATTCCGGAGGACGGCTCCCGCTTTGCCGGCAAACTGCCGGAGAAGGATACGGAGGCCTACCAGGCCTTCGCCCTGTTTGAAAAACGCATGGAAGCCCTGGCCGGAAACAAGCCTTTCCCCTACTGGCGGGATTCCTTTGTGGAATGGACCGTGTTCGGCCCCGTTCCGAAGGACAGGCAGGAAGAAGTGAGGAACGGCCTGCTGGCGGGGAAATCCCCCGCGGGGATGGAGCCGGTCCAGGCGCGCGGCGGCAATCTGTACTTCCGCACCCGTGCTGGAGCGGAAGGCCTGTTCTCCAAAACAAAGCCGGGGAACACCGCCTGGGCGGAGACGACTTTTTACGCGCCCAGGGCGGGCACCATGTACGCCATGGTGGGTTTTGACGCTCCGGCCCGCTCCACGAGGCGCTGTTCCGGGGTCCCGGCTGCCGGGGAATGGTCCCAGTGCGGCACCAGGATATGGGTGAACGGCAAGGAAGTGAAGAATCCCCAGACCTACAAGCTGGCAGGCCAGCGGCGTTATGAGAAGCACACCTGGAATTCTCCCGCCAATGAAATATCCTTTGACAATGAAGAGTTCTGGTGGGCGCGTCCTCCGGTTCCCTTCCAGGTCAAGGCAGGAGAAAACAAAATCCTGATTGAACAGCCGTACACGGGGGACTTCCAGTCATGGGGCGTCAGCTTCATTCCGGTGAAAAAATCGGGAGACCGCTGGATTGCCGATCCAAGCTATTATGCCAAGGCCGGGGGAGAAAAGTAG
- a CDS encoding acyltransferase family protein → MTALSATPVFQGRLPWVEIARLLATLVVIMQHVPSAGFPPNQWLIGPALATFFLLAGYFSAPRLLGAGAGKWTAGRLMSLLRPYLFWCAAYWLLAGMPVSSGALASVFGLGACPMLTPMWFLRDLMAFTLAAFLLSRVRWALYTLGLLCLFLNRWDDSLAWPSPYMFGDFVLGLMLASSVPDSLNRWEKLPLAVHGSILLACAALVWASCTDTFLIPDAAFSGLAVLAFLSFGIVLKAVSSGAARRMAEWASGSFFVYCSHIFVLIALTGVEMCFPSPWPAWVWWCLAPVVYMLARGVYLLIKRYFPRALVLMTGGK, encoded by the coding sequence ATGACCGCTCTTTCCGCCACCCCTGTCTTTCAGGGCCGTTTGCCCTGGGTGGAAATTGCGCGCCTGCTGGCCACGCTGGTGGTCATCATGCAGCATGTTCCTTCCGCGGGATTCCCTCCCAACCAGTGGCTGATCGGGCCTGCGCTGGCGACGTTTTTCCTGCTGGCGGGGTATTTTTCCGCTCCCCGCCTGCTGGGGGCGGGCGCGGGCAAATGGACCGCCGGGCGGCTGATGTCCCTGCTGCGGCCGTACCTATTCTGGTGCGCGGCCTATTGGCTGCTGGCGGGGATGCCCGTTTCTTCCGGCGCTCTGGCTTCCGTGTTCGGCCTGGGCGCGTGCCCCATGCTGACTCCCATGTGGTTTCTGCGTGACCTGATGGCGTTTACGCTGGCAGCGTTTCTTCTTTCCAGAGTCCGCTGGGCTCTTTACACGCTGGGCCTGCTGTGCCTTTTCCTGAACCGGTGGGATGATTCCCTGGCATGGCCCAGCCCCTACATGTTCGGGGATTTTGTGCTCGGCCTCATGCTGGCGTCTTCCGTGCCGGACAGCCTGAACCGCTGGGAAAAACTTCCCCTGGCCGTCCACGGCTCCATTCTGCTGGCCTGTGCGGCGCTGGTCTGGGCAAGCTGTACGGATACTTTCCTGATTCCGGACGCCGCTTTTTCCGGGCTGGCCGTGCTTGCCTTCCTGAGCTTCGGGATTGTGCTGAAAGCCGTCAGTTCCGGCGCGGCCCGGCGCATGGCGGAATGGGCCTCCGGCAGCTTCTTCGTATATTGTTCCCACATTTTTGTGCTGATTGCCCTGACAGGTGTGGAAATGTGTTTTCCATCCCCATGGCCAGCCTGGGTGTGGTGGTGTTTGGCTCCCGTGGTTTACATGCTGGCGCGGGGCGTTTATTTGTTGATTAAACGGTATTTCCCGCGCGCCCTCGTCCTGATGACCGGGGGAAAATGA
- the polA gene encoding DNA polymerase I, translated as MTDSPSKRLFILDGMALAYRAHFAFFSNPIRNSKGVNTSAVYGFANTLLGILEHERPTHIAACFDTSAPTERHQLFPAYKANRESMPEDLSTQMPLIFRLLEAMNIPILRYEGYEADDTIGTLARLADDTKEFKTYMVSQDKDLGQLISPTCYLWRPGKRGNDHEVIDLEKLKEHWGIERADQVIDILALMGDSSDNIPGIPGVGEKTAKLLIGEFGSVENLLANTDKLKGKRRQMVEENGALATLSKQLATIDREVPLTVSLPDLARKEPSPEELLAILQELEFRSMQSKLFGKKAPEARKAPIPADDLFAPAGTPEPVVEAPAAPAQPRQRNDAGQMDLFEERHLKTADDFKHEYLIADTAEARAAMASELEKHDSWCFKAEATGQNPLTDELRGIAFCAEPRKAWYLPVSGPEDMEAVRPLLEGTAEKIGHHLKFDLEILRANGIRVKGPFFDTMLAHALIAPGMKHDLDLLAESFLQYSTIKLKDIAAPGAKKRELDTSGISVEVMGKYSAEDADITLQLSGILKKQVQESGMQELFRTVELPLLPVLADMEFTGIRVLPESLEKASVKVGAIIDGLRDRIEEAAGHPLNLNSPKQLGDFLFGELELVKKPKKTRTGQFVTDEDTLSALAPSHPIVADILAYRENMKLKSTYLDALPKYICPRDGRIHTQFHQMLTTTGRLASQDPNLQNIPVRTEQGRLIRTAFVPASDEYTMLSADYSQIELRIMAALSGDPAMCEAFQAGRDIHTETAARVYGISRDEVEVTMRRAAKTVNFGIIYGISAFGLSQRLGCSRSEAATLIENYFTQFPVVKSFMENLVHKAEKTGYAETLLGRRRMIPEINSANKTIKSAAERTAINTPIQGTAADMIKIAMIHVNKLLEGTRSRLILQIHDELLVDLHKDETDLIPKIEEAMISALPLPNGVPILVEARTGGNWLEAH; from the coding sequence ATGACTGATTCCCCTTCCAAGCGCCTTTTTATTCTGGATGGAATGGCTCTGGCGTATAGAGCCCATTTTGCCTTTTTCTCCAATCCCATCCGCAATTCCAAGGGAGTCAACACGTCTGCCGTGTACGGCTTTGCCAATACGCTGCTGGGCATTCTGGAACATGAGCGGCCCACGCACATCGCGGCCTGCTTTGATACGTCCGCTCCCACGGAGCGCCATCAGCTTTTTCCGGCCTACAAGGCCAACCGGGAGTCCATGCCGGAAGACTTGAGCACGCAGATGCCGCTGATTTTCCGGCTTCTGGAGGCCATGAATATTCCCATCCTGCGCTATGAAGGGTATGAGGCGGATGATACGATAGGCACGCTGGCCCGCCTGGCGGACGATACGAAGGAGTTCAAGACCTACATGGTCTCCCAGGACAAGGACCTGGGCCAGCTCATTTCCCCCACCTGCTATCTGTGGCGTCCCGGCAAGCGGGGCAACGACCATGAGGTGATTGACCTGGAAAAGCTCAAGGAGCACTGGGGCATTGAACGCGCAGACCAGGTGATTGACATCCTGGCCCTGATGGGGGACAGCTCCGACAATATTCCCGGGATTCCCGGCGTGGGTGAAAAGACGGCCAAGCTGCTGATCGGGGAGTTCGGCTCCGTGGAGAACCTGCTGGCCAACACGGACAAGCTGAAGGGGAAGCGCAGGCAGATGGTGGAGGAGAACGGCGCGCTGGCCACACTTTCCAAACAACTGGCCACCATTGACCGGGAAGTGCCCCTGACGGTAAGCCTGCCAGACCTGGCCAGGAAGGAACCGAGCCCGGAGGAACTGCTGGCCATTCTTCAGGAGCTGGAGTTCCGTTCCATGCAGTCCAAGCTGTTCGGCAAGAAAGCCCCGGAAGCCAGAAAAGCCCCCATTCCCGCAGATGATTTGTTTGCCCCGGCCGGGACGCCGGAGCCCGTGGTGGAAGCGCCCGCCGCTCCTGCGCAGCCCAGGCAACGGAATGACGCGGGCCAAATGGATTTGTTTGAGGAACGCCATCTGAAAACGGCGGATGATTTCAAGCATGAATACCTTATTGCGGATACGGCGGAAGCCCGCGCCGCCATGGCGTCCGAACTGGAAAAGCATGATTCCTGGTGTTTCAAAGCGGAGGCCACGGGCCAGAATCCGCTGACGGACGAGCTGCGGGGGATCGCCTTCTGCGCGGAACCGCGCAAGGCATGGTACCTGCCCGTTTCCGGGCCGGAGGATATGGAAGCGGTGAGGCCGCTCCTGGAAGGAACCGCGGAAAAGATCGGCCACCACCTGAAGTTTGACCTGGAAATCCTGCGGGCCAACGGCATCCGGGTGAAGGGGCCCTTTTTTGATACGATGCTGGCTCACGCCCTGATCGCTCCCGGCATGAAGCATGACCTGGACCTTCTGGCGGAGAGCTTCCTGCAATATTCCACCATTAAGCTGAAGGACATCGCCGCGCCGGGAGCCAAAAAGCGGGAACTGGATACCAGCGGCATTTCCGTGGAGGTCATGGGCAAGTATTCCGCAGAGGACGCGGATATTACCCTCCAGCTTTCCGGCATCCTGAAAAAGCAGGTGCAGGAGAGCGGCATGCAGGAACTCTTCCGCACGGTGGAACTGCCCCTGCTGCCCGTGCTGGCTGACATGGAGTTTACCGGAATACGCGTGCTTCCGGAATCCCTGGAAAAGGCTTCCGTGAAGGTGGGCGCCATCATTGACGGCCTGCGGGACAGGATTGAAGAAGCCGCAGGCCACCCCCTGAACCTGAATTCCCCCAAGCAGCTCGGCGATTTCCTGTTCGGGGAGCTGGAGCTGGTGAAGAAGCCCAAGAAGACGCGGACGGGCCAGTTCGTGACGGATGAAGACACCCTTTCCGCCCTGGCCCCCAGCCACCCCATTGTGGCGGATATCCTGGCCTACCGGGAGAACATGAAGCTGAAAAGCACGTACCTGGACGCACTGCCCAAGTACATCTGCCCGCGGGACGGCCGCATTCACACCCAGTTCCACCAGATGCTGACCACCACCGGGCGGCTGGCCTCCCAGGACCCCAACCTTCAGAATATTCCGGTGAGGACGGAACAGGGGCGCCTGATCCGCACGGCCTTCGTCCCCGCTTCCGATGAGTATACCATGCTTTCCGCGGACTATTCCCAGATTGAGCTGCGCATCATGGCGGCGCTTTCCGGAGACCCCGCCATGTGCGAGGCGTTCCAGGCCGGCAGGGACATTCACACGGAAACCGCGGCCAGGGTGTACGGCATTTCCCGCGACGAGGTGGAGGTCACCATGCGCCGCGCGGCCAAGACGGTGAACTTCGGCATCATTTACGGAATTTCCGCCTTTGGCCTTTCCCAGCGGCTGGGCTGCTCCCGCAGTGAGGCCGCCACCCTGATTGAGAATTATTTCACCCAGTTCCCCGTGGTCAAATCCTTCATGGAAAACCTGGTGCACAAGGCGGAAAAGACCGGTTACGCGGAAACCCTGCTGGGCCGCAGGAGAATGATTCCGGAGATCAATTCCGCCAACAAGACTATCAAGTCAGCGGCCGAACGCACCGCCATCAACACACCCATTCAGGGAACGGCGGCGGACATGATCAAGATAGCCATGATCCATGTGAATAAATTGCTGGAGGGAACCAGGTCCCGGCTGATCCTCCAGATTCATGATGAATTGCTGGTGGACCTGCACAAGGATGAAACGGACCTCATCCCGAAGATTGAGGAAGCCATGATCAGCGCCCTGCCCCTCCCCAACGGCGTTCCCATCCTGGTGGAAGCCAGAACGGGCGGCAACTGGCTGGAAGCCCACTGA
- a CDS encoding PEP-CTERM sorting domain-containing protein translates to MKTILFPALFTAAALSAHGAEIWSSLDGIIPELKMGETSISRIDYSSGGALIANGGPSANAVQSVLGSLDAGWYSGNKNNDTGTLASVTADGATNLISASGAGGGFTAVKFNELSVNTLADYESLRISFDTGGLSNTSRTGQPQNFSLWYSLGGEGDSFLQAGSTISGLAGSVSNKSYSWTISKEEYGALFDQGATFYLVMNTDVLNSSYAYQVLTVKNFRMEGLTVPEPSSAAAALLGLGSLCLRRKRR, encoded by the coding sequence ATGAAAACGATTCTCTTTCCGGCATTATTCACAGCGGCAGCCCTGTCAGCGCATGGAGCGGAAATCTGGAGTTCCCTGGACGGAATCATTCCGGAGCTGAAGATGGGGGAGACCTCCATCTCCCGCATTGATTATTCCTCCGGAGGCGCTCTGATCGCGAATGGAGGGCCTTCCGCAAACGCCGTGCAGTCCGTCCTTGGCTCCCTGGATGCGGGATGGTATTCCGGCAACAAGAATAACGATACCGGTACGCTTGCCTCCGTGACGGCGGATGGCGCTACCAATCTGATTTCCGCCAGCGGCGCAGGGGGAGGATTTACTGCCGTTAAATTCAATGAATTGTCCGTGAATACCCTGGCCGATTATGAATCCTTGAGAATATCCTTTGACACGGGAGGTCTTTCCAATACCAGCAGAACGGGGCAACCCCAGAATTTCAGCTTGTGGTACAGCCTGGGAGGAGAGGGAGATTCCTTTCTCCAGGCTGGTTCCACAATTTCCGGACTGGCAGGCAGCGTCAGCAACAAATCCTATAGCTGGACGATTTCCAAAGAGGAGTACGGCGCCCTGTTTGACCAGGGAGCCACCTTTTATCTAGTGATGAATACCGATGTTCTTAACAGCTCCTACGCTTATCAGGTGCTTACCGTAAAAAATTTCCGCATGGAGGGCCTCACGGTTCCGGAGCCTTCCTCGGCCGCTGCCGCATTGCTTGGGCTGGGAAGCCTGTGCCTGAGGAGAAAGAGGAGATAA
- a CDS encoding DciA family protein: MPFPQSPYVPDRDRPDPYASPARYEYLSRDEREVRQALADWFQVSPGTSETRNIHTAESLLGDILSKLPLDEEGMDPELLRKGWMAAAGPFLGQQANLLSIVKGVATVQVLQPAMRYHLQQWQGALLGKLKEQFGREAVHSIRIRIG, encoded by the coding sequence TCCCTGACCGGGACCGTCCGGATCCCTACGCCTCCCCTGCCCGGTATGAATACCTTTCCCGTGACGAACGGGAGGTGCGGCAGGCGCTGGCTGACTGGTTCCAGGTTTCCCCCGGAACCAGTGAAACGCGGAATATCCATACGGCGGAATCCCTGCTGGGGGATATTCTCTCCAAACTGCCCCTGGATGAAGAGGGGATGGATCCGGAACTTCTCCGGAAAGGCTGGATGGCCGCCGCGGGCCCCTTCCTGGGCCAGCAGGCCAATTTGCTGTCCATCGTCAAGGGGGTGGCCACCGTGCAGGTGCTCCAGCCCGCCATGCGCTACCACCTCCAGCAGTGGCAGGGCGCCCTGCTGGGGAAACTGAAGGAGCAATTCGGCAGGGAGGCCGTCCATTCCATCCGCATACGGATAGGATAA